In a single window of the Aminomonas paucivorans DSM 12260 genome:
- the secA gene encoding preprotein translocase subunit SecA — protein sequence MLKGVLRVLGLDPNDRALARYRRAAEAVDALEAQVSALSDEELAATTTVFRERLDGGETLDDLLPEAFARVREVSVRTLGLRHFDVQLMGGMALHEGKIAEMKTGEGKTLVATLAVVLNALEGKGVHVVTVNDYLAKRDAEWMGPVYRGLGLSVGVIEPFMESEDRFAAYRQDITYGTNSEFGFDYLRDNMALSREQQVQRGHRFCLVDEVDSILVDEARTPLIISGPSEESTEPYRTADACARSLTAGTDFEVDEKERNVALTEGGIARCEQILKLPNLFTDYGHSELAHKVVQSLKAHHLFQRDVHYVVKDGEIVIVDEFTGRLMFGRRYSDGLHQAIEAKERVQVGRENQTLATITLQNYFRMYHKLAGMTGTAATEAEEFKEIYGMEVVVVPTHNPMIRTDHPDVIYRTQREKYNAAAEEVEECFKRGQPVLVGTASIEHSERVSKLLKARKVPHHVLNAKVHDKEAAIVAQAGRFGAITVATNMAGRGTDILLGGNPSFLAREEATRQGLDPVQDPRGFEALLESQRTLCAQERDRVIQAGGLRILGTERHESRRIDNQLRGRSGRQGDPGESRFLVSLEDDLLRLFGSDRVQGLMTKLGMEEGESVEHSFLSKAIENAQKKVEEMHFDIRKQLLSYDNVMNQQREAVYKERGEILEAEDLIERAWSLLADTVTSVLDRAPDEEGVLDPAPAALHLKSLFGPGIEGPLEGATTREGMEQAKEQVLREVRRRFDAKVQELGTDTANALFRFLILQVLDTHWKEHLLAMDELRRGIGLRAIGQKDPLVEYQFESFNLFKEMLGRVREGFSEFALRVSVVEDRPRSRNRNLRESRDLLLPPQAAGAPGDLENPGELATATRTAPIHKGPKVGRNDPCPCGSGKKYKHCCGRGQ from the coding sequence ATGCTCAAAGGAGTTTTGCGCGTCCTGGGGCTGGACCCCAACGATCGGGCCCTGGCGCGGTACCGCCGAGCCGCCGAGGCCGTGGACGCGCTGGAGGCGCAGGTGTCCGCCCTCTCCGACGAGGAGCTGGCTGCCACGACGACGGTCTTCCGGGAGCGCCTGGACGGAGGAGAGACCCTGGACGATCTGCTGCCCGAGGCCTTCGCCCGGGTTCGGGAGGTGTCGGTTCGTACCCTGGGGCTGCGGCACTTCGACGTCCAGCTCATGGGAGGCATGGCCCTCCACGAGGGCAAGATCGCGGAGATGAAGACCGGGGAAGGCAAGACCCTGGTGGCCACCCTGGCGGTGGTCTTGAACGCCCTGGAAGGCAAGGGCGTCCACGTGGTGACGGTGAACGACTACCTGGCCAAGCGCGACGCGGAATGGATGGGCCCCGTCTACCGGGGGCTGGGACTTTCCGTGGGGGTCATCGAGCCCTTCATGGAGTCGGAGGACCGCTTCGCCGCCTACCGCCAGGACATCACCTACGGCACCAACAGCGAGTTCGGTTTCGACTACCTGCGGGACAACATGGCCCTCTCCCGGGAGCAGCAGGTCCAGAGGGGCCATCGGTTCTGCCTGGTGGACGAAGTGGACTCCATCCTGGTGGACGAGGCCCGGACCCCCCTCATCATCTCCGGTCCTTCCGAGGAAAGCACCGAGCCCTACCGCACCGCCGACGCCTGCGCCCGTTCCCTGACGGCGGGGACGGATTTCGAGGTGGACGAGAAGGAACGCAACGTGGCCCTCACTGAGGGGGGCATCGCCCGGTGCGAGCAGATCCTCAAGCTCCCCAACCTCTTCACGGACTACGGCCACTCCGAGCTGGCCCACAAGGTGGTGCAGTCCCTGAAGGCCCACCATCTCTTCCAGCGGGACGTGCACTACGTGGTGAAGGACGGAGAGATCGTCATCGTGGACGAGTTCACGGGGCGGCTCATGTTCGGGAGGCGCTACTCCGACGGGCTCCACCAGGCCATCGAGGCCAAGGAGCGCGTCCAGGTGGGGCGGGAGAACCAGACCCTGGCCACCATCACCCTGCAGAACTACTTCCGCATGTACCACAAGCTGGCGGGCATGACCGGCACCGCCGCCACGGAGGCGGAGGAGTTCAAGGAGATCTACGGCATGGAGGTGGTGGTGGTCCCCACCCACAACCCCATGATCCGTACCGACCACCCCGACGTGATCTACCGGACCCAGCGGGAGAAGTACAACGCCGCGGCGGAGGAGGTGGAGGAGTGCTTCAAACGGGGCCAGCCTGTCCTGGTGGGAACCGCCTCCATCGAACACTCCGAGCGGGTGAGCAAGCTCCTGAAGGCCCGCAAGGTCCCCCACCACGTCCTCAACGCCAAGGTGCACGACAAGGAAGCGGCCATCGTGGCCCAGGCGGGGCGCTTCGGCGCCATCACCGTGGCCACCAACATGGCCGGCCGGGGCACGGACATCCTGTTGGGGGGCAACCCCTCCTTCCTGGCCCGGGAGGAGGCGACCCGCCAGGGGCTGGACCCTGTCCAGGATCCCCGGGGCTTCGAGGCCCTTCTGGAAAGCCAAAGGACCCTCTGTGCCCAGGAGCGGGACCGGGTGATCCAGGCGGGGGGGCTGCGCATCCTGGGCACGGAGCGCCACGAGTCCCGGCGCATCGACAACCAGCTCCGGGGCCGCTCCGGCCGTCAGGGAGACCCGGGGGAGAGCCGCTTCCTGGTGTCCCTGGAAGACGACCTGCTGCGCCTCTTCGGCTCCGACCGGGTCCAGGGCCTCATGACCAAGCTGGGCATGGAGGAGGGGGAGTCGGTGGAACACTCCTTCCTCTCCAAGGCCATCGAGAACGCCCAGAAAAAGGTCGAGGAGATGCACTTCGACATCCGAAAGCAGCTCCTGTCCTACGACAACGTGATGAACCAGCAGCGCGAAGCGGTGTACAAGGAACGGGGAGAGATCCTGGAGGCGGAAGACCTGATCGAACGGGCCTGGTCCCTCCTGGCGGACACGGTCACCTCCGTCCTGGATCGGGCTCCCGACGAGGAAGGGGTCCTGGACCCCGCCCCGGCGGCGTTGCACCTGAAGTCCCTCTTCGGCCCGGGCATCGAGGGACCCCTGGAGGGGGCCACCACCCGGGAGGGCATGGAGCAGGCGAAGGAACAGGTCCTTCGGGAGGTGCGGCGGCGCTTCGACGCCAAGGTGCAGGAGCTGGGGACGGACACGGCCAACGCCCTCTTCCGGTTCCTCATCCTCCAGGTGCTGGATACCCACTGGAAGGAACACCTCCTGGCCATGGACGAACTGCGCCGGGGCATCGGCCTTCGGGCCATCGGGCAGAAAGACCCCCTGGTGGAGTACCAGTTCGAGTCCTTCAACCTCTTCAAGGAGATGCTGGGACGGGTCCGGGAGGGTTTCTCGGAGTTCGCCCTCCGGGTCTCGGTGGTGGAGGATCGGCCCCGAAGCCGCAACCGGAACCTCCGGGAGAGCCGGGATCTCCTCCTTCCGCCCCAGGCGGCGGGGGCTCCGGGGGACCTGGAGAACCCCGGGGAGCTGGCCACGGCCACCCGCACCGCCCCGATCCACAAGGGGCCCAAGGTGGGACGCAACGACCCCTGTCCCTGCGGCAGCGGCAAGAAGTACAAGCACTGCTGCGGCCGGGGCCAGTGA
- a CDS encoding tryptophanase, whose product MEVFAMVRRIQPEPFRIKMVEPVSIPDAAQREEALKTGHFNMFGLRGEDVYIDLLTDSGTGAMSKYQWAALMKGDEAYAGATSFYALKEAVKDVLGFDYVIPCHQGRAAENVTFGSLAKPGDKIPFNMPFDTTRAHIFNVGAEPVDCVIDEAFDPECRHPFKGNVDIPKLEKAIATYGDKIPLIMVTITNNSGGGQPVSLENLRQVSAVARKHKIPLFLDAARMAENAYFIKVREEACKSLSVGQILRACMDCADAITVSAKKDPLVNIGGLVCTRTEDLYYRILPRVILCEGFATYGGLAGRDLECLAQGLREMVDEQYLAHRVAQVAYLGDLLEEGGVPFVKPAGGHAIFIDAAAFLPHIPQKYYPADVLAVEVYREGAIRGIGLGALAFATKDEATGETVYPKLELFRLAINRRTYTNSHMEYVAQSIVDVYKRRDRIRYGLEVGFAPAAKGLHHFLAHLHPVQF is encoded by the coding sequence ATGGAGGTTTTCGCAATGGTCCGACGCATCCAACCCGAACCGTTCCGCATCAAGATGGTGGAGCCCGTGTCGATCCCCGACGCGGCGCAGAGGGAAGAGGCCCTGAAGACGGGGCACTTCAACATGTTCGGTCTCCGGGGAGAGGACGTGTACATCGACCTTCTCACCGATTCCGGGACCGGAGCCATGAGCAAGTACCAGTGGGCCGCCCTCATGAAGGGGGACGAGGCCTACGCCGGAGCCACCAGTTTCTACGCCCTCAAGGAAGCGGTGAAGGACGTCCTGGGCTTCGACTACGTCATCCCCTGCCATCAGGGCCGGGCGGCGGAGAACGTCACCTTCGGCTCCCTGGCGAAGCCGGGAGACAAGATCCCCTTCAACATGCCCTTCGACACCACTCGGGCTCACATCTTCAACGTGGGGGCCGAACCGGTGGACTGCGTCATCGACGAGGCCTTCGACCCGGAGTGCCGCCATCCCTTCAAGGGCAACGTGGACATCCCCAAGCTGGAGAAGGCCATCGCCACCTACGGGGACAAGATCCCCCTCATCATGGTCACCATCACCAACAACTCCGGCGGCGGTCAGCCCGTGAGCCTGGAGAACCTGCGTCAGGTCAGCGCCGTGGCGAGGAAGCACAAGATCCCCCTCTTCCTGGATGCCGCCCGCATGGCGGAGAACGCCTACTTCATCAAGGTGCGGGAAGAGGCCTGCAAGTCCCTGTCCGTGGGCCAGATTCTCCGGGCCTGCATGGACTGCGCCGACGCCATCACCGTCTCCGCCAAGAAGGACCCCCTGGTGAACATCGGCGGGCTGGTCTGCACCCGCACCGAGGACCTGTACTACCGCATCCTCCCCCGGGTCATCCTCTGCGAGGGTTTCGCCACCTACGGCGGTCTGGCGGGTCGGGACCTGGAGTGCCTCGCCCAGGGCTTGAGGGAGATGGTGGACGAGCAGTATCTGGCCCACCGGGTGGCCCAGGTGGCCTACCTCGGCGACCTGCTGGAGGAGGGCGGGGTGCCCTTCGTGAAGCCCGCGGGGGGGCACGCCATCTTCATCGACGCCGCCGCCTTCCTGCCCCACATCCCCCAGAAGTACTACCCCGCGGATGTGCTGGCGGTGGAAGTCTACCGGGAGGGAGCCATCCGGGGCATCGGCCTGGGAGCCCTGGCCTTCGCCACCAAGGACGAGGCCACCGGCGAGACGGTCTACCCCAAGCTGGAGCTGTTCCGCCTGGCCATCAACCGGCGCACCTACACCAACAGCCACATGGAGTACGTGGCCCAGTCCATCGTGGACGTGTACAAGCGTCGGGACCGCATCCGCTACGGCCTGGAAGTGGGCTTCGCCCCGGCGGCCAAGGGGCTGCACCACTTCCTGGCGCACCTGCACCCCGTGCAGTTCTAG
- the pgsA gene encoding CDP-diacylglycerol--glycerol-3-phosphate 3-phosphatidyltransferase produces the protein MSSLNLPNLLSLSRVFLAPLVMVILTLRTQFGSFFGVPLGDLLAGLVFIGASLTDAADGYIARKRGIVTNLGKFIDPLADKILVTAALVSLVELQRLPAWIVMVIVAREFIVTGLRMVAAAEGVVIAASKGGKAKTVSQIVAICMMIFNLPGGLLAMWVAMILTVWSGMDYLVKGKDLLSK, from the coding sequence ATGTCGTCCCTGAACCTTCCGAACCTGCTGAGCCTGTCCCGAGTCTTCCTGGCCCCCCTGGTCATGGTGATCCTGACCCTGCGCACCCAGTTCGGCAGCTTCTTCGGGGTCCCTCTGGGGGACCTGCTGGCGGGGCTGGTGTTCATCGGGGCCTCCCTCACCGACGCGGCGGACGGGTACATCGCCCGCAAGCGGGGCATCGTCACCAACCTGGGGAAGTTCATCGACCCCCTGGCGGACAAGATCCTGGTCACCGCCGCCCTGGTCTCCCTGGTGGAGCTGCAGCGCCTTCCCGCCTGGATCGTCATGGTCATCGTGGCCCGGGAGTTCATCGTCACGGGGCTGCGCATGGTGGCGGCGGCGGAAGGGGTGGTCATCGCCGCGAGCAAGGGGGGCAAGGCCAAGACGGTGAGCCAGATCGTGGCCATCTGCATGATGATCTTCAACCTTCCCGGGGGGCTGCTCGCCATGTGGGTGGCCATGATCCTCACAGTGTGGTCCGGCATGGACTACCTCGTCAAGGGGAAGGATCTGCTCAGCAAGTAG
- a CDS encoding M20 family metallo-hydrolase, with the protein MRERLDRRIAELEPEMVGTLCDLVALPAVSPQDGGLGEGAKAAYLEKKVLDLGLPPCERYDAPDPEAPGGVRPNLVVRVPGTGAGRLWFFSHMDVVPEGDRSLWTQDPFVAQVRDGRVYGRGANDNGQELVASLYALKALRDLDLPPAFEICLAFVADEELGSRYGICHLLDRHPELFSPQDLVLVPDGGNEEGSFIEIAEKTPFWLEVTVEGKQVHGSRPDLGKNACRGANELSVALDRALHRAFPETDPLFEPPVSTFEPTRRLPNVANVNTIPGREVFCFDCRLLPSVHPDAVEGVVREEIRRLEETTGLRVTYRFVQKGDPAPPTDAVAPVVERLSRAVKDVLGKTPRVGGIGGGTCAAFFRVQGIPAAVWAQESDTAHMPEEYTDISHLVHEARVFARMMRDL; encoded by the coding sequence GTGCGCGAACGGCTGGATCGGCGCATCGCGGAACTGGAACCGGAGATGGTGGGGACCCTCTGCGACCTGGTGGCCCTGCCTGCCGTCTCCCCTCAAGACGGAGGGCTGGGAGAGGGAGCGAAGGCTGCCTACCTGGAGAAGAAGGTCCTCGACCTGGGGCTGCCTCCCTGCGAGCGCTACGACGCCCCGGATCCGGAGGCCCCCGGAGGGGTGCGCCCCAACCTGGTGGTCCGGGTTCCCGGGACCGGGGCCGGGCGGCTCTGGTTCTTTTCCCACATGGATGTGGTCCCGGAGGGAGACCGGAGCCTCTGGACTCAGGACCCCTTCGTCGCCCAGGTCCGGGACGGGCGGGTGTATGGCCGAGGAGCCAACGACAACGGCCAGGAACTGGTGGCGTCCCTCTACGCCCTGAAGGCCCTGAGGGATCTGGACCTCCCCCCGGCCTTCGAAATCTGCCTGGCCTTCGTGGCGGACGAGGAACTGGGAAGCCGGTACGGCATCTGCCACCTCCTGGACCGCCACCCGGAGCTGTTCTCCCCCCAGGACCTGGTCCTGGTGCCCGACGGGGGGAACGAGGAGGGCAGCTTCATCGAGATTGCCGAGAAGACCCCCTTCTGGCTGGAGGTCACCGTGGAGGGCAAGCAGGTCCACGGCAGTCGCCCCGATCTGGGAAAGAACGCCTGCCGGGGGGCCAACGAACTCTCCGTGGCCCTGGATCGGGCGCTGCACCGGGCCTTTCCGGAGACGGACCCCCTCTTCGAGCCCCCCGTGTCCACCTTTGAACCCACCCGGAGGCTGCCCAACGTGGCCAACGTGAACACCATCCCCGGGCGGGAGGTCTTCTGCTTCGACTGCCGCCTGCTTCCCTCGGTCCATCCCGACGCGGTGGAGGGGGTGGTGCGGGAGGAGATCCGCCGCCTGGAAGAGACCACGGGGCTGCGGGTCACCTACCGCTTCGTCCAGAAGGGAGACCCCGCGCCTCCCACGGACGCGGTGGCTCCTGTGGTGGAGCGCCTGAGCCGCGCCGTGAAGGACGTGCTGGGAAAGACCCCCCGGGTCGGGGGGATCGGCGGGGGGACCTGCGCCGCCTTCTTCCGCGTCCAGGGCATCCCGGCGGCGGTGTGGGCCCAGGAAAGCGACACCGCCCACATGCCCGAGGAGTACACCGACATCTCCCACCTGGTCCACGAGGCTCGGGTCTTCGCCCGGATGATGCGAGACCTGTAG
- a CDS encoding ABC transporter ATP-binding protein, protein MSDRPVVLETKNVVMRFGGLAAVNGFDIAVEQGRIVSLIGPNGAGKTTCFNIVTGFYRPTEGQVLFHGKDITGMKPHHVCAAGISRTFQNIRLFAGGSVLENVLVGCRVRQKAPWWMAPFPFPLYVREERQIREKALDLLAAVGLDKLAGEDATSLPYGAQRRLEIARALATEPSFLLLDEPAAGMNPQESSELMDFIRQIRDRFRLTILLIEHDMKVVMGISEHIWVLDYGVLIAQGNPQEIRSNPKVIEAYLGEEALQHA, encoded by the coding sequence ATGAGCGATCGTCCGGTGGTGCTGGAGACGAAGAACGTGGTGATGCGTTTCGGAGGCCTCGCGGCGGTGAACGGATTCGACATCGCCGTGGAGCAGGGGCGCATCGTGAGCCTCATCGGCCCCAACGGGGCGGGCAAGACCACCTGCTTCAACATCGTCACGGGGTTCTATCGCCCCACGGAGGGACAGGTGCTCTTCCACGGCAAGGACATCACGGGGATGAAGCCCCACCACGTCTGCGCTGCGGGCATCTCCCGCACCTTCCAGAACATCCGCCTCTTCGCCGGGGGTTCCGTGCTGGAGAACGTGCTGGTGGGGTGTCGGGTGCGCCAGAAGGCTCCCTGGTGGATGGCCCCCTTCCCCTTCCCCCTGTACGTCCGGGAGGAGCGGCAGATCCGGGAGAAGGCCCTGGACCTGCTGGCGGCGGTGGGACTGGACAAGCTGGCGGGGGAAGACGCCACCTCCCTGCCCTACGGGGCGCAACGGCGGCTGGAGATCGCCCGGGCCCTGGCCACGGAGCCCTCGTTCCTGCTTCTGGACGAGCCCGCGGCGGGGATGAACCCCCAGGAGTCCAGCGAGCTCATGGACTTCATCCGACAGATCCGGGACCGGTTCCGCCTCACCATCCTGCTCATCGAGCACGACATGAAGGTGGTCATGGGGATCTCGGAGCACATCTGGGTGCTGGACTACGGGGTGCTCATCGCCCAGGGGAACCCCCAGGAGATCCGGTCCAACCCCAAGGTCATCGAGGCCTACCTGGGAGAGGAGGCGCTCCAGCATGCTTGA
- a CDS encoding branched-chain amino acid ABC transporter permease, with protein MGKHRDLTLNLLLLSALGAFLWWAEGNLDGYKIQVLNLIAINAILAVSLNLIYGFTGMFSLGHAGFMAVGAYTCALLILPPIQKEMIYILEPLIWPFSALHAPFFVAVLAGGIMAGVFSLFIAMPVLRLGGDYLGIASLGFAEIIRVVFTNATPITNGALGIKGIPDYANLWWNWGWCVLTLYVIVRLLKSNFGNCLKAIRDDEVAARAMGIDTFRYRVISFVVGAFFAGVGGALMGSLITTIDPKMFTFLLTFNVLMIVVAGGLGSITGSVLGSVVITVLLEWLRFVENPIDLGSLHIPGIPGMRMVIFSLALLLIILFRREGIMGQREWTWSGLGRLLSRGRGSADGGDAR; from the coding sequence ATGGGCAAGCATAGGGATCTCACCCTCAACCTCCTGCTGCTTTCCGCGCTGGGAGCCTTCCTCTGGTGGGCCGAAGGAAACCTGGACGGGTACAAGATCCAGGTGCTGAACCTCATCGCCATCAACGCCATCCTGGCGGTGAGCCTGAACCTCATCTACGGCTTCACGGGGATGTTCTCCCTGGGACACGCGGGGTTCATGGCCGTGGGGGCCTACACCTGCGCCCTCCTGATCCTGCCCCCCATCCAGAAGGAAATGATCTACATCCTGGAACCCCTCATCTGGCCCTTCTCGGCCCTCCACGCTCCCTTCTTCGTGGCGGTGCTGGCGGGGGGGATCATGGCGGGGGTGTTCAGCCTCTTCATCGCCATGCCGGTGCTCCGACTGGGGGGGGACTATCTGGGCATCGCCTCCCTGGGCTTCGCGGAGATCATCCGGGTGGTGTTCACCAACGCCACTCCCATCACCAACGGGGCCCTGGGGATCAAGGGCATCCCGGACTACGCCAACCTCTGGTGGAACTGGGGGTGGTGCGTCCTCACCCTGTACGTCATCGTGCGGCTCCTGAAGAGCAACTTCGGCAACTGCCTCAAGGCCATCCGGGACGACGAGGTGGCTGCCCGGGCCATGGGCATCGACACCTTCCGCTACCGGGTGATCTCCTTCGTGGTGGGGGCCTTCTTCGCCGGGGTGGGGGGAGCCCTCATGGGCAGCCTCATCACCACCATCGACCCCAAGATGTTCACCTTCCTCCTCACCTTCAACGTCCTCATGATCGTGGTGGCGGGAGGGCTGGGCTCCATCACCGGCAGCGTGCTGGGCAGCGTGGTCATCACGGTGCTCCTGGAGTGGCTGCGCTTCGTGGAGAACCCCATCGACCTGGGTTCCCTCCACATCCCCGGCATCCCCGGGATGCGCATGGTGATCTTCTCCCTGGCCCTCCTGCTCATCATCCTCTTCCGGCGGGAGGGCATCATGGGCCAGAGGGAATGGACCTGGAGCGGCCTGGGGCGGCTTCTGTCCCGGGGCCGGGGTTCCGCGGACGGAGGGGATGCCCGATGA
- a CDS encoding branched-chain amino acid ABC transporter permease: MSLDMFIQHFFNALTLGSLYGLIAIGYTMVYGILRLINFAHGDIFMLGAYGVFWALTLYSLPWSVAVVLSVVLTAGLGILVDRIAYRPLRSAPRISALISAIGVSFFIENLCIVVFSGIPRPVERPEWLVNVLEFGNIRILPLALVVPAISLVLVAGLFWVVYRTKPGLAMRAISKDIETTRLMGVSVDHIIALTFGLGSALAAAAGIMWALRYPQIHPLMGIFPGFKAFIAAVLGGIGSIQGAMIGGLLLGFIEIMVVAFFPALSGYRDAFAFVLLIVILLLKPTGLMGEKLEEKV, from the coding sequence TTGAGCCTGGATATGTTCATCCAGCACTTCTTCAACGCCCTCACCCTGGGCAGTCTCTACGGCCTCATCGCCATCGGCTACACCATGGTCTACGGCATCCTGCGGCTCATCAACTTCGCCCATGGGGACATCTTCATGCTGGGGGCCTACGGGGTCTTCTGGGCCCTGACCCTGTACAGCCTTCCCTGGTCCGTGGCGGTGGTGCTCTCTGTGGTCCTCACGGCGGGACTGGGCATCCTGGTGGACCGGATCGCCTACCGGCCCCTGCGAAGCGCTCCCCGGATCTCCGCCCTCATCAGCGCCATCGGCGTCTCCTTCTTCATCGAAAACCTGTGCATCGTGGTCTTCTCCGGCATCCCCCGGCCCGTGGAGCGGCCGGAGTGGCTGGTGAACGTCCTGGAGTTCGGAAACATCCGCATCCTTCCCCTGGCCCTGGTGGTGCCCGCCATCTCCCTGGTCCTGGTGGCGGGGCTCTTCTGGGTGGTGTACCGCACCAAGCCGGGGCTGGCCATGCGGGCCATCTCCAAGGACATCGAGACCACCCGCCTCATGGGGGTGAGCGTGGACCACATCATCGCCCTCACCTTCGGCCTGGGGTCCGCCCTGGCGGCGGCGGCGGGGATCATGTGGGCCCTCCGGTACCCCCAGATCCACCCCCTCATGGGCATCTTCCCGGGCTTCAAGGCCTTCATCGCCGCGGTCCTGGGGGGTATCGGTTCCATCCAGGGGGCCATGATCGGCGGGTTGCTCCTGGGCTTCATCGAAATCATGGTGGTGGCGTTCTTCCCCGCCCTGTCGGGCTACCGGGACGCCTTCGCCTTCGTCCTGCTGATCGTCATCCTGCTCCTGAAGCCCACGGGGCTCATGGGAGAAAAACTGGAGGAGAAGGTCTGA
- a CDS encoding ABC transporter ATP-binding protein gives MLEIRDLHVHYGGIHAIKGISLQVPRGKIVTLIGANGAGKSSTLRSVAGLVKDRKGQIRWGEADLIGWTPERIVRAGVALCPEGRRIFPQLTVQENLMLGAYIRCDVPGIQTTLDWVYELFPRLKERSWQKGGTLSGGEQQMLALGRALMSKPDVIMMDEPSLGLAPLLVKEVFDIIETINGQGKTVLLVEQNAFAALKVAHYAYVLEVGQIVLEGPGRQLLDDPRVKEAYLGG, from the coding sequence ATGCTTGAGATCCGGGACCTCCACGTCCACTACGGGGGCATCCACGCCATCAAGGGCATCTCCCTCCAGGTCCCCCGGGGGAAGATCGTCACCCTCATCGGGGCCAACGGGGCGGGCAAATCCAGCACCCTCCGGTCCGTGGCGGGGCTGGTGAAGGATCGCAAGGGGCAGATCCGATGGGGGGAGGCGGATCTCATCGGGTGGACCCCGGAGCGCATCGTCCGGGCGGGGGTGGCCCTCTGCCCCGAGGGACGGCGCATCTTCCCGCAGCTCACGGTGCAGGAGAACCTGATGTTGGGGGCCTACATCCGCTGCGATGTCCCGGGGATCCAGACCACCCTGGACTGGGTATACGAGCTCTTCCCCCGGCTCAAGGAGCGGTCCTGGCAGAAGGGGGGGACCCTCTCGGGGGGGGAGCAGCAGATGCTCGCCCTGGGGCGAGCCCTCATGAGCAAGCCCGACGTGATCATGATGGACGAACCCTCCCTGGGGCTGGCGCCCCTGTTGGTGAAGGAGGTCTTCGACATCATCGAGACCATCAATGGGCAGGGGAAGACGGTGCTCCTGGTGGAGCAGAACGCCTTCGCCGCCCTCAAGGTGGCCCACTACGCCTACGTGCTGGAGGTGGGGCAGATCGTCCTGGAAGGCCCGGGACGGCAGCTTCTGGACGATCCCCGGGTGAAGGAAGCCTACCTGGGGGGGTGA